One Malus domestica chromosome 11, GDT2T_hap1 genomic region harbors:
- the LOC103448928 gene encoding protein SPIRRIG-like — translation MKWGALLKDLREKVGFTQSPSSSLSASAAAAAASSSSSPALSANNNANSALHGSYSPSGDKHELELDFKRFWEEFRTSSSEKEKEAALNLTVDIFCRLVRQHANVAQLVTMLVETHIFSFVLGRAFVTDIEKLKISSRKRYLDVEKVLTFFSEVTKDGISPGSNLLTALQVLASAPIDKQSLLDSGILCCLIHILNALLDPDEANQKQKATDHDELLSTEKDYDGVAGQVHRLEVEGSVVHIMKALANHPLAAQSLIEDDSLQLLFQMVANGSLTVFSRYNEGLVLLHSIQLHRHAMQILGLLLVNDNGSTANYIRKHHLIKVLLMAVKDFNPDCGDSTYTMGIVDLLLECVELSYRPDAGGVRLREDIHNAHGYQFLVQFALILSSMSESQGFHSVQYKFSDKNSASGGSHAQDVVDIQDSMGEKGPLDEQLSPTLSRLLDVLVNLAQTGPTEPKVSKSSHTRSSGHSRSRTPSSDRLADEVWEKDNNKVKDLEAVQMLQDIFLKAESRELQAEVLNRMFKIFSSHLENYKLCQQLRTVPLFILNMAGFPPSLQEILLKILEYAVTVVNCVPEQELLSLCCLLQQPISSDLKHTVLSFFVKLLSFDQQYKKVLREVGVLEVLLDDLKQHKLLLGSEHQSANTNQLEINSGSSSFKKHLDSKDVIISSPKLMESGSGKLPIFEVDGTITIAWDCMVSLLKKTETNQSSFRVANGVTTVLPFLVSDTHRAGVLRVLSCLIIEDGTQAHPEELGVIVEILKSGMVTSVTGSQYRLQNDAKCDTMGALWRILGVSNSAQRVFGEATGFSILLTTLHSFQSEGEHSDQSSLEVYIKVFTYLLRLVTAGVCGNAVNRTKLHTIISSQTFYDLLSESGLLGVDCEKQVIQLLFELALEIVLPPFLTSESVTSSDVLDNESSSFSIMTTSGSFHPDKERVFNAGAVRVLIRSLLLFTPKMQLEVLNLIERLAHAGPFNQENLTSIGCIELLLETIHPFLLGSSPFLKHALEIVEVLGAYRLSASELRMLIRYVLQMRSMKSGRILVDMMERLILMEDSENISLAPFVEMDMSKIGHASIQVSLGERSWPPAAGYSFVCWFQFQNLLKLQTKETESKAGSSKKWSSSAGQHHERHILRIFSVGAANNGNAFYAELYLDEDGVLTLATSSSCSLSFSGLELEEGRWHHLAVVHSKPNALAGLFQASVAYVYLDGKLRHTGKLGYSPSPIGKPLQVTVGTPVNCARVSDSTWKVRSCYLFEEVLTSGSICFMYILGRGYRGLFQDTDLLRFVPNQACGGGSMAILDTLDADLTLASNTQKLDKSSKQVVSKADGSGIVWDLERLGYLSSQLSGKKLIFAFDGTCAEAIRASGELSMLNLVDPLSAAASPIGGIPRFGRLHGDIYLCRQCVIGDTICLVGGMTVILALVEAAETRDMLQMALTLLASALHQNPQNVRDMQKCRGYHLLALFLRRQMSLFDMQSLEIFFQIAACEASFSEPRKLKYNRTNLSPVTTMQETSFEELNLSRFRDEFSSVGSQGDMDDFSAPKDSFSHISELESADIPDETSNCIVLSNEDMVEHVLLDWTLWVTAPVAIQIALLGFLEHLVSMHWYRNHNLTVLRRINLVQHLLVTLQRGDVEVPVLEKLVVLLGVILEDGFLSSELEHVVRFVIMTFDPPELTPRHPIVREAMGKHVIVRNMLLEMLIDLQVTIKSEELLEQWHKIVSSKLITYFLDESVHPTSMRWIMTLLGVCLTSSPTFALKFRTSGGYQGLTRVLPSFYDSPDIYYILFCLIFGKSVYPRLPEVRMLDFHALMPNDGSNVELKFVELLESVITMAKSTFDRLSIQSMLAHQSGNLSQVGAGLVAELVNGNADMAGELQGEALMHKTYAARLMGGEASAPFAATSVLRFMVDLAKMCPPFTAVCKRAEFLEGCIDLYFSCVRAAHAVKMAKELSVKAEEKNLNDCDDTCSSQNTFSSLPHEQDQSAKTSISVGSFPPAQVSSSSEDTAVPLNSGADDKAKTKAITAQPGLHISVQEDVQAVQSLDGDNADQVSATSSTNDFSFRKVTLEPLKPVDSESSASFTMLDSPNLSEKSSSRLPLTPSPSPVLALTSWLGSVGYNEFKSPLVATPSIDSSATTTEFDPSAELKSPGPSNASNFFSASPKLLLEMDDCGYGGGPCSAGATAVLDFIAEVLSEFVTEQIKASQIIEGILESVPLYVDVDSMLVFQGLCLSRLMNFLERRLLRDDEENEKKLDKNRWSSNLDSLCWMIVDRAYMGAFPQPSGILKTLEFLLSMLQLANKDGRIEEATPSGKSLLSIARGSRQLDAYIHSILKNTNRMILYCFLPSFLSSIGEDDLLLSLGLLVESKKRASSNSSHDNSGINIGTVLQLLVAHRRIIFCPSNMDTDINCCLCVNLISLLHDQRQNVQNMAVDIVKYLLVHRQVALEDLLVSKPNQGHQLDVLHGGFDKLLILTENLSAFFEWLQSSEVMVNKVLEQCASIMWVQYITGSAKFPGVRIKAMEGRRKREMGRKSRDTSKLDIKHWEQVNERRYALELVRDAMSTELRVVRQDKYGWVLHAESEWQTHLQQLVHERGIFPMQKSSVNRDPDWQLCPIEGPYRMRKKLERCRLKLDTIQNVLDGQFEVREAELSKENNENDLDASDNDSESYFQLLTDSAKQNGLDGELYEGSFLKEPDNAKDVASVSHEWNDDRASSINEASLHSALEFGGKSSSASVPIDDSVHERSDLGSPWQSSSARIDDVKVTDDKSDKELHDNGEYLIRPYLEPFEKIRFRYNCERVMGLDKHDGIFLIGEHSLYVIENFYIDDSGCICEKECEDELSIIDQALGVKKDVTMDFHSKSTSSWGVTVKSGVGGRAWAYNGGAWGKEKVCTSGNLPHPWNMWKLNSVHELLKRDYQLRPVAVEIFSMDGCNDLLVFHKKEREEVFKNLVAMNLPRNSMLDTTISGSAKQESNEGSRLFKSMAKSFSKRWQNGEISNFQYLMHLNTLAGRGYSDLTQYPVFPWVLADYESENLDLSDPKTFRGLDKPMGCQTLEGREEFRKRYESWDDPEVPKFHYGSHYSSAGIVLFYLLRLPPFSTENQKLQGGQFDHADRLFNSIKDTWFSAAGKGNTSDVKELIPEFFYMPEFLENRFNLDLGEKQSGEKVGDVGLPPWAKGSAREFIRKHRQALESDYVSQNLHHWIDLIFGYKQRGKAAEEAVNVFYHYTYEGSVDIDSVTDPAMKASILAQINHFGQTPKQLFLKPHVKRQVNRRVPHPLKYSHHLVQHEIRKTSSSITQIVTVNEKILVAGTNCLLKPRTYTKYVAWGFPDRSLRFMSYDQDRLLSTHENLHGGNQIQCTGVSHDGQILVTGADDGLVSVWRISNSGSRVLRRLQLEKALCAHASRITCLHVSQPYMLIVSGSDDCTVVIWDLSSLVFVRQLPEFPAPISAIYVNDLTGDIVTAAGILLAVWSVNGDCLAMVNTSQLPSDSILSVTSSSFSDWLDTNWYVTGHQSGAVKVWQMVHHTNLESSQQKSTTNGMGGLNLNDKVPEYRLVLHKVLKFHKHPVTALLLTNDLKQLLSGDSGGHLLSWTVPEESLRASMNQG, via the exons ATGAAATGGGGAGCATTGCTTAAGGACTTAAGGGAGAAGGTCGGTTTCACTCAATCGCCGTCGTCTTCTTTATCTGCTTCTGCTGCCGCCGCCGCCGCTTCTTCGTCATCGTCGCCGGCTCTCTCTGCCAATAACAATGCTAATTCAGCTCTTCACGGCTCGTATTCTCCTTCAGG AGACAAACATGAATTGGAATTGGACTTCAAGAGATTTTGGGAAGAGTTCCGGACATCCAGCTCTGAAAAG GAGAAAGAAGCGGCCTTGAATTTAACTGTAGATATCTTTTGTAGATTAGTAAGGCAACATGCAAATGTAGCTCAATTAGTTACCAT GTTAGTTGAAACACATATATTCTCATTTGTCCTGGGAAGGGCATTTGTAACAGATATTGAGAAGCTAAAAATCAGCAGCAGAAAAAGATATTTGGATGTAGAAAAAGTACTGACGTTTTTTTCAGAAGTCACAAAG GATGGCATCAGTCCTGGTTCAAATTTGTTAACTGCTTTACAAGTGCTAGCTTCTGCG CCTATTGATAAACAATCTCTCCTTGATTCGGGCATATTGTGCTGTCTCATTCATATTCTCAATGCCCTTCTGGATCCTGATGAAGCCAATCAGAAGCAAAAGGCTACTGATCATGATGAACTACTTTCAACTGAGAAAGATTATGACGGTGTTGCCGGCCAAGTCCATCGGCTTGAG GTAGAGGGGAGTGTTGTGCATATTATGAAAGCACTGGCAAACCATCCTTTGGCAGCACAAAGTTTGATTGAGGATGATTCTCTTCAGTTGCTCTTTCAGATGGTTGCGAATGGCTCTTTGACAGTCTTCTCTAGATACAACGAGGGCCTGGTTCTGCTGCACAGCATTCAGCTTCATAGACATGCTATGCAG ATTCTTGGTCTTCTTTTGGTCAATGACAATGGGAGCACTGCAAACTATATTCGCAAACATCATCTG ATTAAAGTTCTTTTAATGGCTGTCAAAGATTTCAATCCTGATTGCGGTGATTCTACATATACCATGGGCATTGTGGATTTGCTGCTTGAATGTGTTGAATTGTCATATAGACCTG ATGCTGGTGGTGTCAGGCTTAGGGAGGATATACATAATGCCCATGGTTATCAGTTCCTTGTTCAGTTTGCTTTAATTCTTTCCTCAATGTCTGAAAGTCAGGGGTTCCATTCTGTTCAGTATAAATTTTCAGACAAAAATTCTGCATCAGGCGGTTCCCATGCACAGGATGTTGTAGACATTCAGGATTCCATGGGAGAAAAGGGACCCTTAGATGAACAACTTTCTCCCACACTGTCTAGGTTGCTTGATGTTCTTGTTAATCTAGCTCAAACTGGCCCAACCGAACCAAAAGTTTCCAAGTCTTCCCATACCAGGTCCAGTGGCCATAGCAGAAGTCGTACACCATCTTCAGATAGATTGGCTGATGAAGTTTGGGAAAAGGACAATAATAAAGTCAAAGACCTTGAAGCAGTTCAGATGTTGCAGGACATTTTCCTCAAAGCAGAAAGCAGGGAGTTGCAAGCAGAAGTTCTGAATAGAATGTTCAAAATATTTTCAAGTCATCTTGAAAATTACAAGTTGTGCCAGCAGTTACGGACTGTTCCACTTTTCATCCTAAATATGGCTGGTTTTCCTCCATCTTTACAAGAGATACTGCTAAAAATTCTTGAGTATGCCGTGACTGTTGTAAACTGCGTCCCTGAGCAAGAGTTACTGTCACTTTGTTGCTTGTTGCAGCAACCAATATCATCAGACTTAAAGCACACtgtactttctttttttgtaaaacTTCTATCTTTTGACCAGCAGTACAAAAAGGTCCTCCGAGAAGTTGGTGTCCTGGAGGTTTTGTTGGATGACCTGAAGCAGCACAAGTTGCTTTTGGGTTCAGAGCATCAAAGTGCCAATACTAATCAGTTGGAGATAAATTCTGGTTCAAGCAGCTTTAAAAAGCACTTGGACAGCAAGGATGTAATTATTTCATCACCCAAACTAATGGAATCTGGTTCAGGGAAGCTTCCTATATTTGAAGTTGATGGTACAATTACTATAGCGTGGGATTGTATGGTCTCTTTATTAAAGAAAACTGAAACCAACCAATCGTCTTTCCGTGTGGCTAATGGTGTAACTACTGTTCTTCCGTTTCTTGTGTCTGACACACACCGAGCAGGGGTGCTTAGGGTATTGTCATGTTTGATCATTGAAGATGGTACCCAG GCACATCCTGAAGAATTAGGTGTGATTGTTGAAATTCTAAAAAGTGGAATGGTTACCAGTGTTACGGGATCTCAATACAGGCTTcaaaatgatgcaaaatgtGACACTATGGGGGCTTTGTGGCGCATTCTGGGAGTTAGTAACTCAGCTCAGAGGGTTTTTGGTGAAGCCACTGGTTTTTCTATTCTTCTTACCACACTCCATAGTTTCCAAAGTGAAGGGGAGCATTCAGATCAATCTTCTTTAGAGGTTTACATCAAGGTGTTTACGTATTTGTTGCGTCTAGTGACTGCTGGGGTGTGTGGTAATGCTGTTAATAGGACAAAATTGCACACAATTATATCATCCCAAACTTTCTATGATCTTCTATCCGAGTCAGGCTTACTTGGTGTGGACTGTGAAAAGCAAGTCATACAATTATTGTTTGAACTAGCTCTTGAAATTGTGCTTCCACCGTTCTTAACATCAGAAAGTGTTACATCGTCGGATGTGCTTGATAATGAGTCTTCAAGTTTTTCAATAATGACTACATCAGGTTCATTTCATCCTGATAAGGAACGGGTGTTCAACGCTGGTGCTGTCAGAGTTCTTATTCGGTCGTTACTGCTTTTTACTCCAAAGATGCAGCTTGAAGTGCTTAACCTTATTGAAAGGCTTGCTCATGCTGGTCCCTTCAACCAGGAAAACCTCACCTCTATAG GTTGCATTGAACTTCTGCTGGAAACCATTCACCCATTCCTTTTGGGCTCATCTCCATTCCTTAAGCATGCTCTGGAGATTGTGGAAGTTCTTGGGGCATACAG GTTATCTGCATCAGAACTTCGAATGCTTATTCGATATGTGTTGCAAATGAGGTCAATGAAGTCAGGTCGTATACTTGTTGACATGATGGAAAGGTTAATTCTCATGGAGGATTCAGAAAATATTTCCCTCGCACCATTTGTAGAGATGGACATGAGCAAGATTGGTCATGCTTCCATTCAGGTTTCTCTGGGAGAAAGATCATGGCCTCCAGCAGCTGGTTATTCATTTGTCTGTTGGTTTCAGTTTCAGAATCTGTTGAAGTTGCAAACAAAAGAAACTGAGTCCAAAGCTGGTTCTTCTAAAAAGTGGAGCAGTTCTGCCGGGCAACATCATGAGCGGCATATTCTCCGGATATTTTCTGTTGGTGCTGCAAATAATGGAAATGCATTCTATGCAGAATTATATCTTGACGAGGATGGTGTTCTTACCCTTGCAACCAGCAGTTCTTGCTCCTTATCATTTTCAGGATTGGAACTTGAGGAAGGCAGGTGGCATCACCTTGCAGTTGTACATAGCAAGCCAAATGCTCTTGCTGGATTGTTCCAAGCCAGTGTTGCTTATGTATATCTTGATGGAAAGCTTAGACACACAGGGAAACTAGGATATTCTCCATCTCCGATTGGGAAACCTTTGCAGGTAACCGTGGGGACTCCAGTTAATTGTGCAAGAGTTAGTGACTCGACCTGGAAGGTCCGTTCTTGCTACCTTTTTGAGGAGGTGCTCACCTCAGGTAGTATTTGTTTCATGTACATTCTTGGTAGAGGATATAGAGGGCTCTTCCAGGACACGGATCTTCTTCGTTTTGTCCCCAACCAGGCATGTGGTGGTGGTAGCATGGCTATCTTAGATACCTTGGATGCTGACTTGACCTTGGCTTCTAATACACAGAAGCTTGACAAATCTAGTAAGCAAGTAGTCTCCAAGGCAGATGGCAGTGGAATTGTTTGGGATTTGGAGAGACTAGGTTATCTCTCTTCACAGCTCTCTGGGAAGAAGCTTATATTCGCATTTGATGGAACCTGTGCAGAAGCTATTCGAGCATCAGGGGAGCTATCCATGCTCAATCTAGTTGATCCATTGTCAGCAGCTGCTTCTCCTATTGGGG GTATACCACGATTTGGGCGTCTTCATGGGGATATTTACCTATGTAGGCAATGTGTAATTGGTGATACTATCTGCCTGGTTGGTGGGATGACTGTTATCCTGGCCTTAGTTGAGGCTGCTGAGACTAGGGACATGCTACAAATGGCCCTTACTTTACTGGCCTCTGCCCTTCATCAGAATCCTCAGAATGTGAGAGACATGCAAAAATGCCGGGGATACCATTTGTTGGCTCTCTTTTTGCGTCGTCAAATGTCACTGTTTGACATGCAATCTCTTGAGATCTTTTTCCAGATTGCTGCTTGTGAAGCTTCATTTTCGGAACCGAGGAAGTTGAAATATAATCGGACTAATTTGTCACCAGTTACAACTATGCAGGAAACCAGTTTTGAGGAACTTAATTTGTCAAGGTTTCGTGATGAGTTTTCTTCTGTTGGATCTCAAGGAGACATGGATGATTTTTCTGCACCAAAAGATTCATTTAGTCACATTTCGGAGCTTGAAAGTGCTGATATTCCGGATGAAACCTCAAATTGCATTGTCTTGTCAAATGAAGACATGGTTGAACATGTCTTGTTGGATTGGACATTGTGGGTAACGGCTCCAGTTGCAATTCAAATTGCACTTCTTGGTTTTCTTGAGCATCTAGTGTCCATGCACTGGTACAGAAATCATAACCTTACTGTTCTGCGCCGAATAAACCTTGTTCAACATTTATTAGTTACTCTACAGCGGGGTGATGTTGAAGTTCCCGTTTTGGAGAAATTGGTTGTATTGCTTGGTGTCATTTTAGAAGATGGGTTTCTCTCTTCTGAACTGGAACATGTGGTTCGGTTTGTGATTATGACATTTGATCCACCTGAATTGACACCCCGACATCCAATAGTGCGTGAGGCCATGGGAAAGCATGTAATCGTGAGAAACATGCTGCTGGAGATGCTTATTGATCTGCAAGTAACCATTAAATCCGAAGAATTGCTTGAGCAGTGGCATAAGATTGTTTCTTCTAAATTGATTACATATTTTCTAGATGAATCTGTTCACCCAACAAGTATGAGATGGATCATGACTCTTCTTGGAGTTTGTCTTACTTCGTCTCCTACATTTGCGCTAAAGTTTCGGACAAGTGGAGGTTATCAAGGCTTGACCCGGGTGCTTCCAAGCTTCTATGATTCCCCAGACATATATTACATTTTGTTCTGTCTGATATTCGGAAAGTCTGTCTATCCTAGATTGCCAGAAGTTCGCATGCTAGACTTTCATGCACTTATGCCAAATGATGGAAGTAATGTGGAACTGAAATTCGTAGAATTGTTGGAATCTGTTATTACCATGGCAAAATCTACATTTGATAGGCTGAGCATTCAGTCAATGCTTGCTCACCAATCTGGTAATCTTTCCCAGGTTGGTGCTGGCCTTGTGGCAGAACTCGTGAATGGAAATGCAGACATGGCCGGGGAGCTTCAAGGTGAAGCATTGATGCATAAAACATATGCGGCACGCTTAATGGGTGGGGAGGCATCAGCCCCTTTTGCTGCTACTTCAGTCTTGAGATTTATGGTTGATTTGGCAAAAATGTGCCCCCCTTTCACTGCTGTCTGCAAACGAGCAGAGTTTCTCGAAGGCTGCATTGACCTATATTTTTCTTGTGTCAG AGCGGCCCATGCTGTGAAGATGGCGAAGGAGCTATCTGTAAAGGCAGAAGAGAAGAACTTGAATGATTGTGACGATACCTGTAGTTCACAGAACACGTTTTCTAGCCTACCTCATGAACAGGATCAGTCTGCCAAAACCTCCATCAGTGTTGGAAGCTTCCCTCCTGCTCAGGTGAGTTCAAGTTCTGAAGATACGGCTGTTCCCCTAAATTCTGGGGCCGATGATAAAGCAAAGACCAAGGCTATTACAGCCCAGCCGGGATTGCACATATCAGTGCAAGAGGATGTACAAGCTGTTCAGAGCTTAGATGGTGACAATGCTGACCAAGTTTCTGCCACATCCAGCACAAATGATTTTAGTTTCCGTAAGGTCACCCTGGAACCCCTTAAACCAGTGGATTCTGAGAGTTCCGCATCTTTTACCATGCTTGATTCTCCCAATTTATCAGAGAAGTCTAGTTCGAGGCTCCCACTTACACCCTCTCCTTCTCCTGTTTTAGCATTGACATCTTGGCTGGGAAGTGTGGGCTATAATGAATTCAAATCTCCCTTGGTTGCCACTCCTTCCATTGATTCTTCTGCGACTACCACTGAATTTGATCCATCTGCAGAGCTGAAGTCTCCTGGGCCTTCTAATgcaagtaattttttttcagcTAGTCCAAAGCTACTTCTTGAAATGGATGATTGTGGCTATGGAGGTGGTCCTTGTTCCGCTGGAGCCACTGCTGTTTTAGATTTTATTGCAGAAGTTCTTTCTGAGTTTGTGACCGAGCAAATTAAAGCATCACAGATTATAGAGGGAATCTTGGAAAGTGTTCCATTATATGTTGATGTAGATTCTATGTTGGTATTCCAAGGATTGTGCCTTAGCAGACTGATGAACTTTCTGGAAAGGCGTCTCTTGCGCGAtgatgaagaaaatgagaaaaagCTAGATAAAAATCGTTGGTCCTCAAATTTAGATTCCTTATGCTGGATGATAGTGGATCGTGCATATATGGGCGCTTTTCCTCAACCCTCTGGAATACTAAAGACGCTTGAGTTCTTATTATCCATGCTACAATTAGCAAATAAAGATGGCCGAATTGAAGAAGCTACTCCTAGTGGGAAGAGCCTCTTATCTATTGCAAGAGGGAGCAGACAACTTGATGCTTATATACATTCAATTCTTAAAAATACAAATCGTATGATACTGTATTGTTTTCTGCCATCATTCTTGTCTTCAATAGGAGAAGATGATCTGCTTTTGTCCTTAGGTTTGCTAGTTGAATCAAAGAAGAGAGCTTCCTCCAACTCTTCACATGATAATTCAGGAATTAATATCGGCACAGTCTTACAGTTATTAGTTGCTCACAGGCGAATTATATTCTGTCCCAGCAATATGGATACCGATATAAATTGTTGTCTTTGTGTCAACTTAATATCTCTCCTGCATGACCAACGACAGAATGTGCAGAACATGGCTGTTGATATTGTCAAGTATCTCCTGGTGCATCGTCAGGTAGCTCTAGAAGATCTGCTGGTTTCTAAACCAAATCAAGGACACCAACTGGATGTGCTACATGGGGGATTTGACAAGTTATTAATATTGACTGAAAATTTATCTGCTTTCTTTGAATGGCTTCAGAGTTCTGAAGTGATGGTGAATAAAGTACTAGAGCAGTGTGCTTCCATTATGTGGGTACAGTATATTACTGGATCAGCAAAATTTCCAGGAGTGAGAATTAAAGCTATGGAGGGTCGTCGCAAGAGAGAAATGGGGAGAAAATCAAGGGATACATCAAAGTTAGATATAAAGCACTGGGAGCAGGTGAATGAACGGAGATATGCACTGGAATTGGTGCGTGATGCAATGTCCACTGAACTAAGAGTGGTGCGTCAAGACAAGTATGGATGGGTTCTGCATGCTGAGAGCGAGTGGCAAACGCATCTTCAACAACTTGTCCATGAGCGGGGAATATTCCCAATGCAAAAATCCTCTGTTAATCGGGATCCTGATTGGCAGCTTTGTCCAATTGAAGGTCCATACAGGATGCGCAAAAAACTTGAGCGCTGCAGATTGAAACTTGATACTATCCAAAATGTTCTTGATGGACAATTTGAAGTAAGGGAAGCAGAGCTGTCCAAAGAGAATAATGAGAATGATCTGGATGCTTCTGATAATGATTCTGAGTCATACTTTCAACTTTTGACTGATAGTGCCAAACAGAATGGCCTTGATGGTGAACTGTATGAAGGGTCATTTCTTAAAGAACCTGATAATGCCAAAGATGTTGCTTCTGTTAGTCATGAATGGAATGATGATAGAGCTAGTAGTATCAATGAAGCAAGTTTGCACTCTGCACTCGAGTTTGGTGGAAAATCTAGTTCAGCATCTGTCCCCATAGATGACAGTGTACATGAAAGATCTGACCTAGGGTCTCCATGGCAATCTTCTTCTGCAAGAATCGATGATGTCAAAGTCACAGATGATAAATCGGATAAGGAACTCCATGATAATGGTGAATACCTGATCAGGCCTTATCTGGAACCTTTTGAAAAGATACGATTTCGGTATAATTGTGAACGAGTTATGGGTCTGGACAAGCATGATGGTATATTTTTAATAGGCGAGCATTCTTTGTATGTGATTGAAAACTTCTATATCGACGACTCTGGGTGTATTTGTGAAAAGGAATGCGAAGATGAACTCTCTATCATTGATCAGGCTCTTGGTGTAAAGAAGGATGTTACTATGGATTTCCATTCAAAGTCAACTTCATCTTGGGGAGTAACAGTAAAGTCAGGAGTTGGGGGAAGAGCATGGGCCTACAATGGCGGTGCATGGGGAAAGGAGAAAGTCTGTACTAGTGGTAATCTACCTCACCCTTGGAACATGTGGAAACTTAACAGTGTTCATGAGCTTTTGAAGCGTGATTACCAGTTGCGTCCTGTTGCTGTTGAAATCTTTAGCATGGATGGATGTAATGATCTTTTGGTGTTCcacaaaaaagaaagggaagaaGTTTTCAAAAATCTAGTAGCCATGAATCTTCCCAGAAATAGCAT GTTGGACACAACCATATCAGGATCAGCAAAACAAGAAAGCAATGAGGGTAGCCGCCTATTTAAGTCAATGGCCAAGTCCTTTTCAAAGAGGTGGCAAAATGGAGAAATAAGCAATTTCCAGTACCTCATGCATCTCAACACGTTGGCAGGACGGGGATACAGTGATCTTACCCAATATCCAGTGTTTCCATGGGTTCTGGCAGATTATGAGAGTGAAAACCTGGACTTATCAGATCCCAAGACTTTTCGTGGACTTGACAAACCGATGGGTTGTCAAACATTAGAGGGCAGAGAAGAATTCAGGAAAAG GTACGAGAGCTGGGATGATCCGGAGGTCCCAAAGTTCCATTATGGTTCTCATTATTCCAGTGCTGGGATTGTCCTCTTCTATCTTCTACGCCTACCACCTTTCAGTACAGAGAATCAAAAGCTACAGGGAGGGCAATTTGACCATGCTGATCGTCTTTTTAATAGTATTAAAGATACTTGGTTCAGTGCAGCTGGAAAGGGCAACACATCAGATGTGAAGGAGTTGATTCCTGAATTTTTCTACATGCCAGAGTTCCTGGAAAATCGTTTCAATCTTGATTTGGGAGAGAAGCAATCAGGAGAGAAG GTTGGTGATGTTGGCTTACCTCCATGGGCTAAAGGCAGTGCTAGAGAATTCATCAGGAAGCACAGGCAGGCCCTGGAATCTGACTACGTTTCACAAAATTTGCATCATTGGATAGATCTCATTTTTGGATATAAACAGAGAGGAAAG GCAGCTGAGGAAGCTGTGAATGTTTTCTATCACTACACGTACGAGGGGAGTGTAGACATAGATTCGGTGACAGATCCTGCAATGAAAGCCTCAATTCTAGCACAGATTAATCATTTTGGGCAGACACCCAAACAGCTATTCCTCAAACCCCATGTGAAAAGGCAGGTCAACAGAAGGGTTCCTCATCCACTTAAGTACTCTCACCATCTCGTTCAGCATGAGATACGCAAGACATCGTCTTCGATAACTCAGATTGTTACTGTCAATGAGAAAATCCTAGTGGCAGGAACAAATTGTTTGCTTAAGCCAAGAACGTATACCAAGTATGTTGCATGGGGTTTCCCAGATCGTAGCTTAAGATTTATGAGCTATGATCAAGATCGACTCCTATCGACACATGAGAATCTTCATGGGGGCAACCAGATTCAGTGTACTGGCGTTAGCCATGATGGTCAGATTCTGGTCACTGGGGCTGATGATGGTTTAGTTTCTGTTTGGAGAATCAGTAATTCTGGCTCCCGTGTCTTGAGGCGCTTGCAGTTGGAGAAGGCACTTTGCGCCCACGCATCCAGAATTACATGTCTTCATGTTAGCCAGCCTTACATGCTGATTGTGAGTGGATCAGATGACTGCACTGTTGTTATATGGGATCTCAGCTCCTTGGTTTTTGTTAGGCAGCTCCCTGAGTTTCCAGCCCCGATTTCTGCGATTTATGTGAATGACTTGACAGGGGATATTGTGACAGCAGCTGGAATTTTACTTGCAGTTTGGAGCGTTAATGGGGACTGCCTTGCAATGGTTAACACGTCTCAACTGCCTTCTGATTCAATTCTTTCTGTTACAAGTAGTTCATTTTCTGATTGGCTGGACACAAACTGGTATGTAACGGGTCATCAAAGTGGGGCTGTTAAGGTGTGGCAAATGGTTCACCACACCAACCTCGAGAGTTCCCAGCAGAAGTCAACGACCAATGGGATGGGTGGTTTAAATCTCAATGATAAAGTACCAGAGTACAGGTTGGTCCTCCACAAGGTGCTCAAGTTTCATAAGCATCCCGTTACTGCCCTTCTCCTTACAAATGACCTCAAGCAGTTACTAAGCGGGGATTCTGGCGGGCATTTGCTGTCATGGACAGTGCCAGAGGAAAGCTTGAGAGCATCAATGAATCAGGGGTGA